Genomic DNA from Paenibacillus donghaensis:
GTGCTGGGCCTGCTGCTGGCGGTATGGACGGCGCTTGTGCGGCTGGCCCCTTGGACGTTTCCCAAGCTGATTGCCCGCTTCTATGTGTGGATCATCCGTGGAACGCCGCTTTTGGTGCAGCTGTTTATTATTTTTTACGGCTTGCCGACATTGGGCATTGTGCTTGATCCATTTCTTGCCGCAACCATTGGATTTACACTTAGTGTGGGCGCTTATTCATCGGAAATTGTGCGTGCCGCCATTCTGTCGATCCCCAAAGGCCAGTGGGAGGCCGCTTTCTCAGTCGGCATGACCCGGTCGCAGGCGCTGCGCCGGATTATTCTGCCGCAGGCCGCACGTGTCTCGGTACCCCCGCTGTCCAACTCGTTCATTAGTCTGGTAAAGGATACCTCACTGGCGGCAACGATTACCTATGTGGAAATGTTCAAAACCGCGCAGCAGATTTCCGCCACCACCTACGAACCGCTGCTGGTGTACTGTGAGGCCGGGGTGTTCTATCTGATGTTCTGTTCGGTACTGT
This window encodes:
- a CDS encoding amino acid ABC transporter permease encodes the protein MDERKLQIVIDSLLPLLKAGVAFTLPLTLVSFVLGLLLAVWTALVRLAPWTFPKLIARFYVWIIRGTPLLVQLFIIFYGLPTLGIVLDPFLAATIGFTLSVGAYSSEIVRAAILSIPKGQWEAAFSVGMTRSQALRRIILPQAARVSVPPLSNSFISLVKDTSLAATITYVEMFKTAQQISATTYEPLLVYCEAGVFYLMFCSVLSVLQIYLEKRLGRYSAG